CTCCACCAGTATGCCGGGGACGCCTCCCGCGTTGGCGGCCCTCAGCACCCCGAGACCCGAAGAATAGAGAGCAGTATCCGAATGGAGCTTGCGATTCAAGAGAGAGTTGTTCTTCACGAATTCGCTGTGAAACAGCTCGCCGAAATATTTGGACAGGGTATAATCCTTGTGATAATAAGTCTCGATCCCTGTCCCGGTATCGGTGCCTTTGCAGGAATTGCAGTGAAAGCTGATCATCAGATCCGAATCCTTTTTGATGGCAAATGCGCCTCTGTCCTTCAGGGAGAGAGTGGAGTCGTCGGTACGGGTCATATGCACGTTCACGCCCTTCTCCGCCAGGGCTCTGGCTACCTCTCCGGCGGCCAGCAGATTCAGATCCTTTTCGAAAAAGCTGCCGTAAATGGCGCCCTTGTCGGTCCCCCCGTGCCCGGCGTCAATGGTGACCGTCACATCCGAAAGCTTTTTGACCAGTGGGGCATAAAACACTATGACCGTATCCTTTGACTCGGGCCGGACCTCCACGTCCCTGATGTATTCGGAAGCCACCAGGAGAGTCTGGTTGTTGAGTACGCTGACCCTGAGGCCGTTGTCCGACGCCACTCCCTTGTAGGTGATCTTGCAGTTTTTGACGGAGACGGTGTACTGGCCCTTGTGTATGTCGCAGGACACTACCGGGTGAGTAAAGGCGCCGTTTTTCAGCACCAGCTCGCAGCTGCCGTCGTATTTGGGATGCAGCTCCACCTTTGAGATTTCGGGCAGAGTGGTGGTGCCGAAGACCTTCAGGTCATAGCGGATGATATTTTCTTTGCGGTGATATTTGGCGCTGTTGGGCACCTTGCCCAGCAGGTCGAACACCACTCTGGTCGTATTGGCCTCGGGAGTCCCGAACCGAACGCCGGATATGCGGGGATTGTCCACTGTGTAATCCGTATTCTCCGGAGACTTTTTGAGTGAGTCAAAATCGAATATCAATCGGTTGTCATATACAAATACGGTGTAAGGGCAGGGAAAAGCCAGGTCCAATTCCAGCAAGTCGTCTGTGATCTCTATGTTGCGGATCTTGTTTACAAAATTGATGCTGGAGGAGATGCTGGTCTCCACGACATCGCAGCCGGTGGCGTCGGCTATCTCATTGACGTTGATGAGATACACGTCCATCATCTTCACGCAGCTGATGACGGACTCGGTGCCCATTATCCTGATGTTGCCCTGGCCCATCTGTTCGTAATCAAGCCC
This region of Abditibacteriota bacterium genomic DNA includes:
- a CDS encoding N-acetylmuramoyl-L-alanine amidase: MTLRNIVYYILPIICMALLSSAAVSAKDTKYNVKVDGKAVTCAMAVKQGRDVLVSPDIFNHLGLDYEQMGQGNIRIMGTESVISCVKMMDVYLINVNEIADATGCDVVETSISSSINFVNKIRNIEITDDLLELDLAFPCPYTVFVYDNRLIFDFDSLKKSPENTDYTVDNPRISGVRFGTPEANTTRVVFDLLGKVPNSAKYHRKENIIRYDLKVFGTTTLPEISKVELHPKYDGSCELVLKNGAFTHPVVSCDIHKGQYTVSVKNCKITYKGVASDNGLRVSVLNNQTLLVASEYIRDVEVRPESKDTVIVFYAPLVKKLSDVTVTIDAGHGGTDKGAIYGSFFEKDLNLLAAGEVARALAEKGVNVHMTRTDDSTLSLKDRGAFAIKKDSDLMISFHCNSCKGTDTGTGIETYYHKDYTLSKYFGELFHSEFVKNNSLLNRKLHSDTALYSSGLGVLRAANAGGVPGILVEMGFINNSRDRALLTSPDYRQKIAEDVLTAVTRYFEARPVNHARE